One Psychrobacillus glaciei genomic region harbors:
- the radA gene encoding DNA repair protein RadA, with the protein MAKRKTKFMCNSCGYESAKWMGRCPGCGEWNTMVEELEVVSKGPKRSFQHSTGVAQKATPIIAVETADEPRVETELMELNRVLGGGIVPGSLILIGGDPGIGKSTLLLQVSALLANKGERVLYISGEESIRQTKLRAERLGVTSAELYIYSETNLELINETIDSVEPRFVIVDSIQTVHHPEVTSAPGSVSQVRECTAELMRIAKTKNIAIFLVGHVTKEGQIAGPRLLEHMVDTVLYFEGERHHTYRILRSQKNRFGSTNEIAIFEMVQQGLKEVLNPSELFLQERSHGAAGSAIVASMEGTRPILVEIQALVTQSSFNYPKRMATGIDQNRISLLMAVLEKRMGLLLQTQDAYIKVAGGVKLDEPAIDLAVLVSIVSSFRDTGVAPTDCFVGEVGLTGEVRRVSRIEQRVQEATKLGFKRIVIPASNLGGWDYPKGIQVIGVETVNEVMKEAFR; encoded by the coding sequence ATGGCAAAACGAAAAACGAAGTTTATGTGTAATTCTTGCGGTTATGAGTCTGCCAAATGGATGGGAAGATGTCCAGGATGCGGAGAATGGAATACGATGGTAGAAGAGTTGGAGGTTGTTTCAAAAGGACCAAAACGATCTTTTCAACATTCTACTGGAGTAGCTCAGAAAGCCACACCAATTATTGCGGTGGAGACAGCGGATGAACCGAGAGTAGAAACGGAACTCATGGAGTTGAATCGAGTACTTGGCGGTGGAATTGTGCCTGGTTCCCTTATATTAATAGGTGGAGATCCGGGAATCGGAAAGTCGACTTTGCTTTTACAAGTTTCTGCACTGCTCGCAAATAAGGGAGAGCGCGTGTTATATATTTCAGGTGAGGAATCGATTAGACAGACGAAGCTTCGCGCCGAGCGTTTGGGTGTCACATCTGCTGAACTGTATATATATTCTGAAACAAATTTAGAATTAATCAATGAAACGATTGATAGTGTGGAGCCTAGATTTGTTATTGTCGACTCCATTCAAACTGTACATCATCCGGAAGTGACAAGTGCTCCAGGAAGTGTGTCTCAAGTGCGGGAATGTACAGCTGAACTAATGCGCATTGCTAAAACAAAAAATATAGCAATTTTCTTAGTAGGACATGTAACGAAAGAGGGACAAATTGCTGGACCACGTTTATTGGAACATATGGTAGATACGGTTTTATATTTTGAGGGAGAACGACATCATACATACCGAATTTTACGGTCACAAAAAAATAGATTTGGTTCAACAAATGAAATTGCTATTTTTGAGATGGTGCAGCAAGGTTTAAAAGAAGTGTTGAATCCATCTGAACTATTTTTGCAAGAGCGTTCACACGGAGCAGCTGGCTCAGCCATTGTTGCTTCGATGGAAGGGACAAGACCCATCTTGGTTGAAATTCAAGCACTAGTTACGCAATCTAGTTTTAATTATCCAAAACGAATGGCAACAGGAATCGATCAAAATAGAATTTCTTTACTCATGGCAGTATTAGAAAAACGTATGGGATTACTTTTGCAAACACAAGATGCTTATATAAAAGTTGCGGGTGGAGTTAAATTAGACGAACCTGCGATTGATTTAGCCGTCCTAGTAAGTATCGTATCCAGTTTCCGGGACACAGGAGTAGCACCTACCGATTGTTTTGTGGGGGAGGTAGGACTAACTGGCGAAGTGAGACGAGTATCGAGAATTGAGCAAAGAGTGCAAGAGGCGACCAAATTAGGTTTTAAACGCATCGTGATTCCTGCATCCAATTTAGGTGGCTGGGATTATCCAAAAGGTATTCAAGTAATTGGGGTAGAAACGGTAAATGAAGTCATGAAAGAAGCTTTTCGGTAA
- a CDS encoding PIN/TRAM domain-containing protein, producing MLKWIIQIAFILIGGTLGLIFLPHLYEIINLSDNPWIQNPYVSVIIGAIILYIAAFFLTDYLINFIRWMEERLLMAPIGDLLFGTIGLVIGLIVAFLLGTAINNIVILGIGSVVPVLLSIVLGYLGFQVGFKKRDELLQVFTTAKQPGQKKKGSDDEEQDLSLGTYKLLDTSVIIDGRIADISKTGFMEGVLVVPQFVLTELQHIADSSDTLKRTRGRRGLDVLKTLQTERASAVLIVEEDFEDIQEVDLKLMRLAKKMNGIVVTNDFNLNKVCDLHQVRVLNINDLANAVKPVVIPGEIMHVVVIKDGKEHNQGVAYLDDGTMIVVEGGKVYIGQAINVEVTSVLQTSAGRMIFAKPQDSK from the coding sequence TTGTTAAAATGGATTATTCAAATTGCATTCATTTTAATAGGAGGTACATTAGGGTTAATATTTTTACCGCACTTATACGAAATAATAAATTTATCTGATAACCCATGGATTCAAAATCCTTATGTATCTGTTATTATTGGTGCAATCATACTGTATATTGCTGCATTTTTTTTAACAGACTACTTAATTAACTTTATTCGTTGGATGGAAGAACGTCTCTTAATGGCGCCGATAGGTGATCTGCTATTTGGGACAATTGGACTTGTCATTGGGTTAATTGTAGCGTTTCTACTCGGAACGGCTATTAACAATATAGTTATTCTAGGTATTGGATCGGTTGTTCCGGTTTTATTATCTATTGTGCTTGGGTATTTAGGTTTTCAAGTAGGTTTTAAAAAACGGGACGAGTTACTACAAGTTTTCACTACTGCCAAACAACCTGGGCAAAAGAAAAAAGGTTCAGACGATGAGGAACAGGATTTAAGTTTGGGGACGTATAAACTTCTCGATACAAGTGTCATTATAGATGGACGTATTGCGGATATTTCAAAGACTGGTTTTATGGAAGGTGTATTGGTAGTTCCACAGTTTGTACTTACGGAACTACAGCATATTGCAGATTCATCTGACACCTTAAAAAGAACAAGAGGACGTCGTGGACTAGATGTGTTAAAAACATTGCAAACGGAACGTGCTTCCGCTGTATTAATTGTGGAAGAAGATTTTGAAGACATACAAGAAGTAGACTTAAAACTTATGCGTTTGGCGAAGAAAATGAATGGAATTGTGGTGACGAATGATTTCAACTTAAATAAAGTTTGTGACCTTCATCAAGTGCGCGTTCTTAACATTAATGATCTTGCAAATGCAGTCAAGCCAGTCGTTATTCCCGGGGAAATAATGCATGTAGTCGTTATTAAAGACGGCAAAGAGCATAACCAAGGTGTCGCTTACTTAGACGACGGAACGATGATTGTAGTTGAAGGTGGCAAAGTGTATATTGGACAAGCGATTAATGTGGAAGTGACGAGCGTTCTTCAAACTTCTGCAGGTCGAATGATTTTCGCGAAACCACAAGACTCAAAATAA
- the ispF gene encoding 2-C-methyl-D-erythritol 2,4-cyclodiphosphate synthase — protein MIRIGQGFDVHEFADNRPLIIGGIAIPYERGLIGHSDADVLLHTITDAALGAIGEGDIGRHFPDTDPDFKDADSAKLLEHIWKIVDARGYKLGNIDCTIIAQKPKMAPHIETIRARVAELLQAHVSQVNVKATTTEKLGFTGREEGIASMATILLVKKD, from the coding sequence ATGATACGAATTGGTCAAGGGTTTGATGTACATGAATTTGCAGATAATCGCCCGTTAATTATTGGAGGAATTGCAATTCCTTACGAGAGAGGGCTTATTGGACATTCGGATGCAGATGTGTTGCTCCATACGATTACAGATGCAGCTCTAGGAGCAATAGGAGAAGGAGATATTGGGAGACACTTCCCTGATACCGATCCAGATTTTAAAGACGCGGATTCAGCTAAATTACTGGAACATATTTGGAAAATCGTAGATGCTCGTGGTTATAAGTTGGGAAATATTGATTGTACTATTATTGCGCAAAAGCCGAAAATGGCTCCGCATATTGAAACGATCCGTGCACGGGTTGCAGAGCTTCTTCAGGCGCATGTTAGTCAAGTGAATGTAAAAGCAACGACAACAGAAAAATTAGGTTTTACAGGTCGTGAAGAAGGTATAGCTTCGATGGCAACTATTTTACTTGTAAAGAAAGACTAA
- the ispD gene encoding 2-C-methyl-D-erythritol 4-phosphate cytidylyltransferase — protein sequence MMYTVLLPAAGSGKRMGAGQNKLFLELRQIPILIHTLRVFEQDSKCKSIVLAVKKEEQTFIEQMLIKHHITKVVAITEGGAERQHSVYACLKSSPDQGIVLVHDAARPFIKQVVIHQLVQTAEESGAAVAAVRAKDTMKKVENGIIQETVDRESLWVIQTPQAFQYALLEKAERLADKDCFLGTDEAMLVERLGEQVHIVESTYDNVKMTTKEDLLLGEVILNKHKQGD from the coding sequence TTGATGTATACGGTGTTATTGCCTGCAGCAGGTAGTGGAAAGCGCATGGGAGCAGGTCAAAATAAACTGTTTTTAGAATTGAGACAGATTCCTATTTTAATACATACTTTGCGTGTTTTTGAGCAAGATTCGAAGTGTAAATCTATCGTATTGGCAGTAAAAAAAGAAGAACAAACATTTATTGAGCAGATGTTGATAAAACATCATATTACAAAAGTGGTCGCTATTACAGAAGGCGGAGCAGAGAGACAACATAGCGTATACGCGTGTCTAAAATCCTCTCCAGACCAAGGCATTGTACTTGTGCATGATGCGGCAAGACCTTTTATTAAACAAGTAGTTATTCATCAACTTGTCCAAACTGCTGAGGAATCGGGAGCAGCAGTAGCGGCAGTTCGTGCAAAGGATACAATGAAAAAAGTAGAAAATGGTATAATTCAAGAAACGGTGGATCGGGAAAGTTTATGGGTTATCCAAACGCCACAAGCTTTTCAGTATGCACTATTAGAAAAAGCTGAGCGTCTTGCGGACAAAGATTGCTTTTTGGGTACTGATGAAGCGATGCTTGTCGAACGTCTAGGAGAGCAAGTGCACATTGTGGAAAGTACGTATGATAATGTAAAGATGACGACAAAAGAAGATCTTCTTTTGGGGGAAGTAATATTAAACAAACATAAGCAGGGGGATTAA
- a CDS encoding ATP-dependent Clp protease ATP-binding subunit codes for MMFNRFTQRSQKVLQLAQEEAIRLKHESIGTEHILLGLIREGSGIAAKALEAIEVDPKAIEAGIEELVGTGAEEVGPIVHYTPRAKKVIELSVDESRKLGHSYIGTEHLLLALIREGEGVAARVLNNAGVSLNKARQQVLQLLGSTDQSHSNGSNSAAPASTPTLDGLARDLTQIAREGTLDPVIGRSKEITRVIEILARRTKNNPVLIGEPGVGKTAIAEGLAQQIVQNEVPEILRDKRVMTLDMGTVVAGTKYRGEFEDRLKKVMDEIRQAGNVILFIDELHTLIGAGGAEGAIDASNILKPALARGEIQCIGATTLDEYRKYIEKDAALERRFQPIQVDEPSVDEAIQIIYGLRDRYEAHHRVKITNEAVEAAVKMSDRYISDRFLPDKAIDLIDEAGSKVRLRSYTTPPNLKELEAKLEAVRSEKNAAVQSQEFEKAASFRDKEQKIKDELEKMKDSWKEKQGKEESEVTVEDIASVVSMWTGVPVSKLAQTESEKLLKLEDKLHERVIGQAEAVDAISRAIRRARAGLKDPKRPIGSFIFLGPTGVGKTELARALAEVMFGDEDAMIRVDMSEYMEKHSTSRLVGSPPGYVGFDDGGQLTEKVRRKPYSVILLDEIEKAHPDVFNILLQVLEDGRLTDSKGRTVDFRNTVVIMTSNVGADALKYNKYVGFNLQEGGKTDYKDMKSKMLEELKKAFRPEFLNRLDEMIVFHSLEREHLKRIVSLMTQQLAQRLKEQGIELELTEAAQEKITTEGYDPAYGARPLRRALQKHVEDRLSEELLKGEVLAGQHVVFDVENDEFVVRTKAIVTEV; via the coding sequence ATGATGTTTAATCGATTTACACAAAGATCTCAAAAGGTATTACAACTAGCGCAAGAAGAAGCTATTCGCTTAAAGCATGAATCAATTGGAACAGAACATATATTACTTGGACTAATAAGAGAAGGAAGCGGCATTGCAGCCAAAGCATTGGAAGCGATAGAAGTAGATCCGAAAGCTATTGAAGCTGGAATTGAAGAGTTAGTGGGAACGGGAGCAGAAGAAGTTGGTCCAATCGTTCACTACACACCCCGTGCCAAAAAAGTGATCGAACTTTCCGTAGATGAGTCACGAAAGCTTGGTCATTCCTATATTGGAACGGAGCATTTACTACTTGCGTTAATCCGTGAAGGAGAAGGCGTTGCTGCAAGGGTTTTAAATAATGCAGGAGTTAGCTTAAATAAAGCTCGTCAACAAGTACTTCAATTGTTAGGGAGTACCGATCAATCTCATAGTAATGGGAGTAATAGTGCCGCGCCTGCTAGTACTCCAACATTAGATGGGTTAGCACGAGATTTAACACAAATAGCGAGAGAAGGTACATTAGATCCTGTTATTGGTCGAAGCAAAGAAATTACGCGTGTGATTGAAATCTTGGCACGACGTACAAAAAATAACCCTGTTTTAATTGGTGAACCAGGGGTAGGTAAAACGGCCATTGCCGAAGGGCTTGCGCAACAAATTGTACAAAATGAAGTACCAGAAATTTTGCGTGATAAACGGGTAATGACACTTGACATGGGGACGGTCGTAGCTGGCACTAAATACCGTGGTGAATTTGAAGATCGTTTGAAAAAAGTAATGGATGAAATTCGCCAAGCTGGAAATGTTATTTTATTCATCGATGAACTCCATACATTAATCGGAGCTGGTGGAGCAGAAGGGGCAATTGATGCTTCTAATATTTTGAAACCTGCGCTAGCGCGTGGTGAAATTCAATGTATCGGTGCCACTACATTAGACGAGTATCGTAAATATATTGAAAAAGATGCAGCGCTTGAACGCCGTTTCCAACCAATTCAAGTAGATGAACCTTCTGTGGACGAAGCGATTCAAATTATATATGGATTGCGAGATCGTTACGAAGCGCATCATCGTGTAAAAATTACGAACGAAGCGGTTGAAGCAGCAGTTAAAATGTCAGACCGTTATATTTCGGATCGCTTTTTACCTGACAAAGCAATTGATTTAATCGATGAAGCCGGTTCAAAAGTTCGTCTGCGCTCATATACAACTCCTCCTAATTTAAAAGAATTAGAAGCAAAATTAGAAGCAGTTCGCTCGGAGAAAAATGCAGCGGTACAAAGTCAAGAGTTTGAAAAAGCTGCATCTTTCAGGGACAAAGAACAAAAAATAAAAGATGAGCTAGAAAAAATGAAAGACTCATGGAAAGAAAAACAAGGTAAAGAAGAGTCTGAAGTGACAGTGGAAGATATTGCGTCCGTTGTTTCTATGTGGACGGGGGTTCCTGTATCCAAACTTGCACAAACGGAATCTGAAAAGTTATTAAAATTAGAAGATAAGCTACATGAAAGAGTAATTGGCCAAGCAGAAGCTGTTGATGCAATTTCTCGTGCAATTCGTCGCGCTCGTGCAGGCTTGAAAGATCCAAAACGTCCGATTGGTTCATTTATTTTCCTTGGTCCTACTGGTGTAGGTAAAACGGAACTTGCACGTGCTCTCGCAGAAGTGATGTTTGGTGATGAAGATGCAATGATTCGGGTAGATATGTCTGAGTATATGGAAAAACATTCTACTTCACGTCTTGTAGGTTCCCCTCCAGGTTATGTTGGATTTGATGATGGAGGTCAATTGACGGAGAAAGTACGCCGTAAACCTTACTCTGTTATTTTGTTAGACGAAATAGAAAAAGCGCATCCTGATGTATTTAATATTCTTCTTCAGGTATTAGAAGATGGTCGTTTAACAGACTCCAAAGGGCGTACAGTCGATTTTCGTAATACAGTTGTTATCATGACATCTAATGTTGGTGCGGATGCGCTTAAATACAATAAGTACGTTGGATTTAACTTACAAGAAGGTGGAAAAACAGATTATAAAGATATGAAAAGTAAAATGTTAGAGGAATTGAAAAAAGCATTCCGACCTGAGTTCTTAAACCGTTTAGATGAAATGATCGTGTTCCACTCGCTAGAAAGAGAACATTTAAAACGAATTGTTTCGTTAATGACGCAACAATTAGCGCAACGTTTAAAAGAGCAAGGTATTGAACTAGAGTTAACAGAAGCCGCTCAAGAAAAGATTACGACAGAAGGGTACGATCCTGCATATGGTGCTAGACCACTACGTCGAGCATTGCAAAAGCATGTGGAAGATCGATTATCCGAAGAACTTCTTAAAGGTGAAGTACTAGCTGGCCAACATGTTGTGTTTGATGTGGAGAATGATGAATTTGTCGTTCGTACAAAAGCGATAGTAACAGAGGTTTAA